A DNA window from Candidatus Latescibacterota bacterium contains the following coding sequences:
- a CDS encoding TIGR01777 family protein: protein MHVLVIGSRGYLGSALIPRLLARGDRVTVLTREPARFKGATFDVRPWSDDPRALLGGVDAVVNLAGSPLFSRNANPIAQHRSRVDVSHRIMDALKGQPDPPRTWVNASAVWIYGQTGDESVTENHRPGSGPLVSLCDAWEDSCSEAKLLGVRAVRLRLGLVLGEGGGPLSQLMPVFKFYEGDLSGPGRRIVSWIHREDALAMLLFALDREAVWGPLNAVSPDPRPLADFGRVLRGVLGSHQWDLVPGQPVSSLFLDAADVLLQGCKALPVKADSLGFSFAHPTLADAFAAVYGKLPVR from the coding sequence ATGCATGTGCTCGTGATCGGAAGCCGGGGCTACCTGGGCTCGGCGCTGATCCCGCGTCTCCTCGCACGGGGCGACCGTGTCACCGTCTTGACGCGCGAGCCAGCGCGCTTCAAGGGCGCCACGTTCGACGTCCGCCCCTGGAGCGACGACCCGCGCGCACTGCTCGGGGGCGTCGACGCCGTGGTGAACCTGGCGGGGTCGCCGCTGTTCAGCCGCAACGCGAATCCCATCGCGCAGCACCGCTCGCGCGTGGACGTGAGCCACCGCATCATGGACGCGCTCAAGGGCCAGCCCGACCCGCCGCGCACCTGGGTCAACGCCTCGGCGGTGTGGATCTACGGGCAGACGGGCGACGAGAGCGTCACCGAGAACCACCGACCGGGCAGCGGCCCCCTGGTCAGCCTCTGCGACGCCTGGGAGGACAGCTGCTCGGAGGCCAAGCTGCTCGGCGTGCGCGCCGTGCGCCTGCGACTGGGCCTCGTGCTCGGCGAGGGCGGTGGCCCGCTGTCCCAGCTCATGCCGGTCTTCAAGTTCTACGAGGGGGATCTGTCGGGGCCGGGGCGGCGCATCGTGTCCTGGATCCACCGCGAGGACGCCCTCGCCATGCTGCTCTTCGCGCTGGACCGCGAGGCCGTGTGGGGTCCCCTCAACGCGGTGAGTCCGGATCCGCGGCCGCTGGCCGACTTCGGACGCGTGCTGCGCGGCGTGCTTGGCTCGCACCAGTGGGACCTGGTCCCGGGGCAGCCGGTGAGCTCGCTCTTCCTCGACGCGGCGGATGTCCTGCTGCAGGGCTGCAAGGCGCTGCCCGTCAAGGCCGACAGCCTGGGCTTCAGCTTCGCGCATCCCACGCTGGCCGACGCCTTCGCCGCGGTCTACGGCAAGCTGCCCGTGCGCTAG